The Limnospira fusiformis SAG 85.79 genomic interval GGTAGAGGTTGGACAGTGCGGCCACCTGTCGGTTGAGGTCGGACTGCTGGGCGCGGCTACTAACTCTGGCATAGATAACGACTTTGCGTTTGTCACTGCCTGATTTGGCAGCAGTATATCACTCAACGTTGTATCGTCGTTGCCCAGCGGGGGTTCTGATGGTCTCGATTGAGCCATTGTCGTCCCATCTGCGGAGTGTTCTTTCATGGACTCCAAGGATTTGGGCGGCTTCCTTGGGTTTGACATATCTGGCAATAGGTTTATCCTCAACTCTTCTCGCTTATTATACCCTATTGCCCTAAAATATTAACCTAATTTGAGATTAAATCATGCTCTTTACTGTAGCAATGATTGCCTTGCGATGCAGCCTACACCCATTCGCTTCCAGATCCTTGAGTTACTGGCCCAAATTCATCTTGTCTGCGGGGTGGCGGGAACCGTTTTATATTCCCAAGGTATGGCGGTGGGGGTTTAATCCGGTTCCCAGAAACTGAATTTACGATAACAGGGAGAAAATCGCCAAAATCCCTACGAGTCTGGATTGGCTCGTTTCAACAAATCAGAGCGAATTAAACCACCCATCCAAGTCCAGTTTGTGCGTTCTTCTTTTGGTATAAAATGAGCCATGACAGTATCTGGACTACTTTGATAGAAAGTCTTAATTTCTGCCCGTGCCCACAGTCCCCAAGGCGCTCTGACCAGAATATGATCTCCGACCACAAACACCTCACCCTCAGAATTGTCAGCCTGGGGAAGTTTCACCGCAACTTTCGGCTTATGTTTAATGGGTTTTGAAGGTTTCACGGTGCGACTAGGAATGTGTTTGACAGTCCCAGTAGACCGAGAATGTTCTTGGGTGTTGGTAGTGGGCGATTCGGAACTAGGCTCAGGGGGTTTGTTTGGTCTAGTAACTGCTAAAATTTTGTGATTGCTATTCATTGACACTCCTGGATGCTACATCTCACCATATCCTTTGTTCCTATTTTGGCATCCTTGTTCCGCAAATCCAAGATGATATTTGGAACTTAACCGCTCAAAGATCTGGGTTTCCGGTAATAAAAGCCAAAATTCGGTCAAATTCAAAATTATCAGCCCATCCCTTTAATAAATCAGCCCAAGCGCCATGATACTCTGGAATTTCAGCAATCAAGGCTAGAATTTCCGGTTCGTTGGTACACAAAACCGCTTGATGTAGTTGCTCTATCCAAGTCGTCGGCATCACTTGCAGGGAGTCCCTGTCAAGGGGGACAGCAGGCTGGTTTTGCAGATCGGAAGTTAATGATACATCCTCTACAGGACTTCCTTCGTATAGATAGCGCACCCCTAAGTATTGAGCCATCTTATCAAAAATCACTGCTTCTCGAAAGGGTTTACTGACAAAATCATCACAACCCATAGCTAAAATTTGCGATCGCTCCTCTTCAAAAGCATGAGCTGTCAGAGCGATAATGATAGGGGCGCGATCTGGTGGTATCGTGGCTTTAATCTGTTTAGTAGCTTCCAAACCATCCATAACTGGCATTCTCATATCCATCCAGACCAAATCAGGTTGCCACTGAGCGCACATTTTAATCGCTTCTAAGCCATTCTCAGCCGCCTGCACCTCAAAACCCACCTTAGACAGTAAACAGACCAGTACCTGGCGATTTTCTTGGGCATCTTCTACCACCAAAATCCGATAAGATGGTTGTCCGTCAGCTAAAGCAATCACCCGTTTTTGGATAGGTTGAGCCGGGATTTCTTGAGGGTCTGCTGCTTGTACGAAAATGGTAAATCTGACTATTGTACCCTTTCCCACCTCGCTGATAATCTCAATTTCGCCGCCCATCATTTGTACAAATTTCTGGCTAATTGGTAATCCTAAACCCGTCCCTTCATTAGACTTATGACCCGTTTCAGTTTGCCCAAATGGTTTAAATAGCATATCAATTTCATCGGGAGCAATTCCTAGTCCGGTATCTTCCACCTCAAAACTGAGGACAGTTAGATCAGGGGTTTCATAGTTCTGAGACTGAACTCGCAGGGTCACTCGTCCTGATTCCGTAAACTTAATGGCATTTCCCAATAAATTAATCAAAACTTGTCGCAGTTTATTTTCATCGGTTTTCACATAGGGGACAAAATTATGATGCACCTGAAACTCTAATTTTAAGCCCTTAGTTTTACTTCTTAAACCCAGCATTTCGTGTAAGTTTCTCAGAAGATAGTAAAGGTCAAAACTGATTTGATTAAACGTAATGCGACCCCCTTCAATTTTCGACATTTCTAGGACATCGTTAATCAGTTCTAACAGATGCTCTCACGAACGACCAATAATTTTGATATATTCCTGTTGAGCTAAATTTAACTGTTCATCCCTAGCCAGAATTTGGGTAAAGCCTAAGATAGCATTTAAAGGAGTGCGTAACTCATGACTAATTTTGGTGAGAAATTCACTTTTAGCTCGATTAGCCGCATCAGAGGTTTCTTTGGCTTTATGTAACTGTTTCATCAGTTCTACTTGTTGGAGAGCGACACCTAATTGATTGGCAATTTGAGCTAATAGACTCACTTCTCGATGCATCCACTCTCTGGGGAAATTGTGTTGATAGGCGGCAATCATTCCCCATTGAGTTTAGCCTAAAAATACGGGAGTAATCATATAGGATCTAATCATAAATTCATCGATGAGGACTTGATGAGAATTAGAAAGGGTGGATTTGTAAATATCATTAACTGCCTGTTGATTATAAACTTGATTGAGATTTCCTTGGGTCTCTTTCCAATGCCAAGACAACCAAGTATTAGGGTCAGTCATATTGATAAACTGGGGGCAGTTTGGGGCTACCGACTCAAACAAAAACTGGCCGTTTCCTTGGGGTAAAAGTCGGTAAACCACAACGCGATCGCATCTGAGAATTTGGCGCACAGCTTGAGCAGTAGCCCTCCAAATCATATCCATATCCAGGGTTGGGCGTATGGTTTCAATTCACCTAGATAAAGTCCTTTCCTGTTGAGCGGCTTTGGTTTGTTCTGGGGATTGTTTCTGCGCCTGGGTGAGCAATTATGCTTGTGGCAAAGCCACCACCAATTGTAGGGCTATTTTCTGTACAAATTCGACCTCAGAACTTTTCCAATTGCGAGAATATGAGCATTGATGAATACATAGTAAACCCCAGAGATGGCTCCCTTTTTGCCTGGGAATTACCAAATTTTCTCTCACCTAAAACTTAGCCAAAAGTTGAATATAGCAAGGGTCTAAATTTGCTTCATAAATATCAGCAATGGATTGAATGCGGGAGTTTTTGTATTCCTCCACAAATGAATTGGCGAAACAAGAATCATGAACTTGCCAATTTAAAGCTGATTCAAACTCAGGTAAAACATCTTCCGAGACAAAATTACCATCCCGGTAATTAGAGAGGGGATGAAAGCTAAATATAGCCACTCTGTCGGCGTTCAAAAGTTGACGGACTTCGGCGGTAGCTGTAGCCAAAATTGTGTTAATATCTAAGGTGCGCCTGATTTTATCAATCACTTAGGCTAAGGCTCGTTCTCGTTGGGCTTCCCTGGCTAAGTGTTCGGCTTGGCGACGTATTTGAGTTTTGACTCGCACTAGGACTTCTTCTACCTGAAAAGGCTTAGTAATATAATCTACTCCACCTATAGTAAAAGCCTTGACTTGATCAGGAAGTTCATCTAAAGCGCTCATAAAAATCACCGGAATTTCTGCCGTAATTTCATCAGCTTTCAGTTGCAAACAAACCTCATAACCGTCCATATCAGGCATTTTGATATCTAGTAGCACCAAATCAGGAGGTGACGCTTTAGCCGTAATCAAGGCCATTTTTCCTTTGGTCACTCTCCTGACATTGTAGCCCTGCTCCGTCAACATTTGGGAAAGCAGTCGCAAGTTATCCGGTTTATCGTCAACCAGTAAAATATTGCCAAATTGGGATGTGTTTGGGGGCCGCATCATTAGCGTGTCGGTAAACCGGATAGCTAGAATAGGTAGCCAATAGTCAAGGGAATTGACAAAATGCCTCAAAATCGAGGACAGTTGATATTTTCCCCCAATGGTTGCCTTGAGAGCAACCCTACCATTTACCTAGAAGGTAAGCAGGAGGGCTGTCTTGTTTATAGATATCCCGCCA includes:
- a CDS encoding response regulator, producing the protein MRHFVNSLDYWLPILAIRFTDTLMMRPPNTSQFGNILLVDDKPDNLRLLSQMLTEQGYNVRRVTKGKMALITAKASPPDLVLLDIKMPDMDGYEVCLQLKADEITAEIPVIFMSALDELPDQVKAFTIGGVDYITKPFQVEEVLVRVKTQIRRQAEHLAREAQRERALA
- a CDS encoding GAF domain-containing protein: MIWRATAQAVRQILRCDRVVVYRLLPQGNGQFLFESVAPNCPQFINMTDPNTWLSWHWKETQGNLNQVYNQQAVNDIYKSTLSNSHQVLIDEFMIRSYMITPVFLG
- a CDS encoding ATP-binding protein; protein product: MSKIEGGRITFNQISFDLYYLLRNLHEMLGLRSKTKGLKLEFQVHHNFVPYVKTDENKLRQVLINLLGNAIKFTESGRVTLRVQSQNYETPDLTVLSFEVEDTGLGIAPDEIDMLFKPFGQTETGHKSNEGTGLGLPISQKFVQMMGGEIEIISEVGKGTIVRFTIFVQAADPQEIPAQPIQKRVIALADGQPSYRILVVEDAQENRQVLVCLLSKVGFEVQAAENGLEAIKMCAQWQPDLVWMDMRMPVMDGLEATKQIKATIPPDRAPIIIALTAHAFEEERSQILAMGCDDFVSKPFREAVIFDKMAQYLGVRYLYEGSPVEDVSLTSDLQNQPAVPLDRDSLQVMPTTWIEQLHQAVLCTNEPEILALIAEIPEYHGAWADLLKGWADNFEFDRILAFITGNPDL
- a CDS encoding histidine kinase dimerization/phospho-acceptor domain-containing protein, encoding MIAAYQHNFPREWMHREVSLLAQIANQLGVALQQVELMKQLHKAKETSDAANRAKSEFLTKISHELRTPLNAILGFTQILARDEQLNLAQQEYIKIIGRS